A genomic window from Brassica oleracea var. oleracea cultivar TO1000 chromosome C8, BOL, whole genome shotgun sequence includes:
- the LOC106310321 gene encoding uncharacterized protein LOC106310321 yields the protein MGSCVSLNRRDSNSPPTVKIVSVNGDLREYNVPVLASQVLEAESAASSSSSYFICDSDSLLYDDFIPAVKSAEPLHAEQIYFVLPISKRRNRLTAPDMAALAVKASVAIQNSVGKDFRRRKKGRISPIMTLTTQPNGSVAAVNGKASESTVSKGRPLVKRTATYKASSGYNRSGSVRNLRRHTSRRAKLAVRSFRLKLSTIHEGSVV from the coding sequence ATGGGAAGCTGTGTATCGCTCAATCGGAGAGACTCCAATTCTCCCCCAACGGTGAAGATCGTCTCCGTCAACGGCGATCTACGGGAATACAATGTTCCGGTGCTAGCATCTCAGGTCCTTGAAGCTGAATCGGCGGCGTCGTCCTCCTCCTCTTATTTCATCTGCGATTCGGATTCTCTCCTCTACGACGATTTCATCCCGGCGGTCAAATCGGCAGAACCGCTTCACGCCGAGCAGATCTACTTCGTCCTTCCGATCTCCAAACGGCGGAACCGTCTAACGGCGCCGGACATGGCGGCTCTCGCCGTAAAAGCAAGCGTCGCGATACAAAACTCCGTCGGGAAAGATTTTCGCCGGCGTAAAAAGGGGAGGATCTCGCCGATCATGACGCTTACTACTCAGCCTAACGGTTCCGTTGCTGCTGTTAACGGAAAAGCAAGCGAGTCAACGGTTAGCAAGGGAAGACCGTTGGTGAAGAGAACGGCGACGTATAAGGCTTCGAGTGGTTATAACCGGTCCGGTTCGGTACGTAATTTGAGAAGGCATACTTCGAGGCGAGCAAAGTTGGCGGTTCGATCATTTAGGTTGAAACTTTCAACGATCCACGAAGGCTCCGTCGTTTAG